In one window of Aquificaceae bacterium DNA:
- the cmr3 gene encoding type III-B CRISPR module-associated protein Cmr3, which produces MKLYVFEPYDVLSFGGLRHFAGGETHVQKSAFPPPIMRFFHIFERVYGVFLYKDGMVYIPLPADVVKERKKEDKPNIKILKLNERGIPLITGVEGAYEQAREYFISLKDFFTKYAKGQGDFSICSLRDFIQKEQRVGISIDKDTRTARDRFLYSQDFLRFSEGSRIGVLAEGLREDIRDNRVFLGGERRVSYMHSEDLKVFEKPVSIQKGKLYKFYVLSHLFIEGGLKENLKIGNLRFKVLWFFSAGIEYVSGFGKPFLEMIKPGSVLLLSALDEGGMGCSICQIESVPTVNYKKRMGKDKKTLWDLENFLQRGWNSGILLEVEG; this is translated from the coding sequence ATGAAGCTGTATGTGTTTGAACCTTACGATGTTTTGAGTTTTGGCGGGCTTAGGCATTTTGCTGGGGGAGAAACCCATGTGCAAAAAAGTGCTTTTCCACCACCTATAATGAGGTTTTTCCACATATTTGAAAGGGTTTATGGAGTTTTTCTGTATAAGGACGGTATGGTGTATATCCCTTTGCCTGCGGACGTGGTAAAGGAAAGAAAAAAGGAAGACAAGCCTAATATAAAGATACTTAAGCTAAATGAAAGAGGTATTCCTCTCATTACGGGTGTTGAAGGTGCATACGAGCAGGCAAGGGAATACTTTATAAGTCTTAAAGACTTTTTTACAAAATATGCGAAGGGTCAAGGGGACTTTTCTATCTGTAGCCTTAGGGACTTTATCCAAAAGGAGCAAAGGGTTGGTATAAGCATAGATAAGGACACAAGAACTGCAAGGGATAGGTTTTTATACTCTCAAGACTTTTTGAGGTTTTCAGAGGGTTCTCGTATTGGGGTTTTGGCGGAAGGTTTAAGAGAGGACATAAGGGATAATAGGGTCTTCCTTGGCGGGGAGAGAAGGGTATCTTACATGCATAGTGAAGACCTTAAGGTTTTTGAAAAGCCCGTATCCATACAAAAGGGAAAGCTTTACAAGTTCTACGTCCTTAGCCATCTCTTTATAGAAGGTGGTCTTAAAGAGAATTTGAAAATAGGAAACTTGAGGTTTAAAGTGCTATGGTTTTTCAGTGCTGGCATAGAGTATGTTTCTGGCTTTGGAAAGCCCTTTTTGGAGATGATAAAGCCGGGGAGTGTGCTTTTGTTGTCTGCTTTGGATGAGGGTGGGATGGGTTGTTCCATATGTCAGATAGAGTCCGTTCCTACGGTTAACTATAAAAAGAGGATGGGTAAGGATAAGAAAACGCTTTGGGATTTGGAAAACTTTTTGCAAAGAGGATGGAATAGTGGAATACTTTTGGAGGTGGAAGGATGA